A section of the Opitutales bacterium genome encodes:
- a CDS encoding AAA family ATPase, producing the protein MLIDIVSNLKIEDATQTTEVIDRISSVFAHLNQVKAATKRRIQDQAKTEGEAQFGAQMKLLSQATVNYLDVSDSPERCDEYLNKLMVQLEELEGKYADFDAFQDEILRKREEIYAAFEARKSTLREDHGRKVAKLVKTGERVIASVSNRLKSFNDATDLNAFFAADLMVEKLHSTIGELRDLGETQHSDGLNAQLKTLHSDSLRQLKDQQELYAEGEGTLRLGRHLFSTSSGDLRLTIVHRDNGLAYHLSGTRYFEPIIDQTISDSREVWEMETPSENKTIYRAEFLAWQFLRDAQNKGVLDDYIGQTAEEQLEAIQAFMAPRYRENYIKGVHDHDALIILAALAPMVHEAKLLRFPPEIRACSLVFWQEVFADEAGDLLHLKIESLAALAQLYPDASNRVEYTEHLSRRIVEFCDHAPFSTETADDAAAYLFAEMTDAHGFSVSKEAWELIQSFEQDILGKRFKVRFEELRAQSHSSKVSEYQIIADWIHAFALANEDWQHHLDYVSEAAAHLLSGRFREVKPSQVSLRAELSGFRGNHPAIPDGKTTLDINDFVQRLTYFERITLPAHQAFELRKQALLDQRTRELKLDSFTPRILTSFVRNQLLDQVYLPIIGDNLAKQIGVVGENTRTDRMGLLLLVSPPGYGKTTLMEYVANRLGITFVKINGPALGHEVASLDPSEAPNASAREEVERLNLAFEMGDNAMIYLDDIQHCHTELLQKFISLCDGQRKIEGVFQGEPRTYDLRGRKIAVVMAGNPYTESGAKFQIPDMLANRADTYNLGDIVGGSLAAFKNSYIENAMTSNSVLAQVAARHHADILSMMEGIETESMQDREYVGDYSAEELSEIISVLRKLMRIRETILRVNQQYILSAAQEEAYRTEPAFKLQGSYRNMNRLAEKVVALMTDEEVEQLIRDHYLNESQTLTDGAEANLLKLYEIEGWMGEDEAQRWLEIKQTFNRNKLLGGGGEEDPISRILGPLLTFSGSVESIAATLKDATSGDRREIQGVINVLSEIREQMTVSPAAQQVIEPRPIQQLSLPTGTIERLDEILKAFNKMLSHTQIEE; encoded by the coding sequence ATGTTGATCGATATTGTGAGTAATCTCAAAATCGAAGACGCGACACAAACCACCGAGGTCATCGACCGTATTTCGTCTGTTTTCGCTCATCTTAATCAGGTCAAAGCTGCCACAAAACGTCGAATTCAAGATCAGGCAAAGACTGAAGGGGAAGCACAATTTGGGGCTCAGATGAAGCTACTCAGCCAAGCTACCGTCAACTACCTCGATGTCTCCGATTCGCCGGAACGCTGCGACGAGTATTTGAACAAGCTCATGGTTCAGCTTGAAGAACTGGAAGGCAAATACGCTGATTTCGATGCGTTTCAGGATGAGATACTTCGCAAGCGCGAGGAAATCTATGCTGCTTTCGAGGCGCGTAAATCCACGCTAAGGGAAGACCATGGTCGCAAAGTGGCAAAGTTAGTCAAAACGGGCGAACGCGTCATCGCGAGTGTGTCCAACCGACTCAAGTCATTCAACGATGCCACGGATCTCAATGCATTTTTTGCTGCTGATCTGATGGTGGAGAAGCTTCATTCCACTATTGGCGAACTTAGGGATTTGGGCGAAACCCAGCATAGCGATGGCCTCAATGCTCAGTTGAAGACCTTACACAGTGACAGTCTACGTCAGCTTAAGGACCAGCAGGAGCTCTACGCAGAAGGTGAAGGGACCCTACGCCTGGGTCGACACCTGTTTTCGACCTCTAGCGGTGACCTGCGTCTCACGATAGTCCACCGGGATAATGGCCTTGCCTATCACCTCTCGGGCACGCGCTACTTCGAACCCATCATCGATCAAACCATTTCAGACTCTCGCGAGGTTTGGGAGATGGAAACGCCTTCGGAAAACAAGACGATCTATCGAGCCGAATTTCTCGCCTGGCAATTTCTTCGAGACGCACAGAATAAGGGCGTATTAGATGACTACATCGGGCAAACTGCTGAGGAACAGCTTGAAGCGATTCAAGCCTTCATGGCGCCTCGTTACCGGGAAAACTACATAAAAGGTGTCCACGATCATGATGCCCTGATAATCCTCGCAGCACTTGCGCCCATGGTTCACGAAGCCAAGCTGCTACGCTTTCCTCCAGAAATTCGAGCCTGTAGTCTCGTCTTTTGGCAAGAGGTATTTGCCGACGAAGCGGGCGATCTACTGCACCTCAAGATCGAGTCTCTCGCAGCGCTCGCTCAACTCTATCCTGATGCGAGCAACCGCGTAGAGTATACAGAACACCTGTCTCGCCGCATTGTCGAATTTTGCGACCACGCCCCCTTTTCGACGGAAACCGCCGATGATGCGGCAGCCTATCTCTTTGCAGAAATGACGGACGCCCACGGATTCTCTGTGAGCAAAGAGGCATGGGAATTAATTCAATCCTTTGAGCAAGACATTCTAGGCAAGCGCTTCAAAGTGCGTTTCGAAGAACTGCGAGCTCAGAGTCACTCCAGCAAAGTCTCAGAGTACCAAATAATTGCCGATTGGATTCACGCCTTTGCTCTAGCGAACGAGGATTGGCAACACCACCTAGACTACGTGAGTGAAGCAGCGGCCCACTTACTTTCTGGACGCTTTCGTGAAGTAAAGCCAAGTCAGGTCTCTTTGCGTGCGGAATTGTCAGGTTTCCGCGGTAATCACCCCGCCATCCCCGATGGCAAAACAACGCTCGACATCAACGATTTTGTCCAGCGGCTTACCTATTTTGAGCGTATCACGCTGCCCGCTCACCAAGCATTTGAATTACGTAAACAAGCCTTGCTGGATCAGCGTACCCGTGAGCTAAAGCTCGATTCTTTCACCCCACGTATCCTCACCTCCTTTGTGCGCAACCAGCTTCTGGATCAGGTGTATTTACCCATCATTGGTGACAACCTCGCTAAACAGATTGGAGTCGTCGGTGAAAATACACGCACCGACCGTATGGGGCTGCTACTCCTCGTTTCGCCTCCTGGTTACGGTAAGACCACCCTCATGGAATATGTGGCAAACCGCCTCGGGATAACTTTCGTCAAGATAAACGGCCCTGCCCTAGGGCATGAAGTGGCGTCACTTGATCCATCTGAGGCTCCTAATGCAAGCGCAAGAGAGGAAGTTGAGCGACTCAACCTAGCTTTCGAGATGGGCGACAATGCCATGATCTATCTCGACGATATTCAGCATTGTCATACCGAGCTCCTCCAAAAATTCATCTCACTTTGCGATGGTCAGCGTAAAATCGAGGGTGTGTTCCAAGGCGAGCCCAGGACCTACGACCTCCGTGGGCGCAAAATCGCGGTCGTCATGGCGGGCAATCCGTATACTGAAAGCGGGGCAAAGTTTCAAATTCCAGACATGTTGGCCAATCGGGCAGACACTTACAACCTAGGTGACATCGTAGGCGGAAGCCTTGCAGCTTTTAAGAACTCTTATATCGAGAATGCGATGACTTCTAATAGTGTGCTTGCTCAGGTCGCCGCACGCCATCACGCGGATATCTTGAGCATGATGGAAGGGATCGAAACGGAAAGTATGCAGGACAGAGAATATGTGGGTGATTACAGCGCGGAGGAACTCAGTGAAATCATCTCGGTTCTCCGCAAGCTGATGAGAATTCGTGAGACGATTTTGAGAGTAAATCAGCAGTATATCCTTTCAGCCGCACAGGAGGAAGCCTACCGAACCGAACCCGCATTCAAGTTACAAGGCTCATATCGCAACATGAACCGCCTGGCGGAGAAAGTAGTTGCATTGATGACCGACGAAGAAGTGGAGCAATTGATTCGCGATCACTATTTGAATGAATCTCAAACACTCACAGATGGAGCTGAGGCCAATCTATTGAAACTTTATGAAATTGAAGGCTGGATGGGCGAAGATGAGGCGCAGCGATGGTTAGAAATCAAACAGACTTTTAATCGAAATAAGCTTCTTGGTGGCGGCGGTGAAGAGGACCCCATCAGCAGAATTTTGGGCCCACTGCTCACTTTCTCTGGCAGTGTCGAAAGTATCGCAGCCACCCTTAAAGATGCCACCTCTGGAGACCGCAGGGAGATACAAGGCGTTATCAACGTCTTATCAGAAATCCGCGAACAAATGACGGTGTCCCCTGCGGCACAGCAGGTTATCGAGCCTCGCCCTATTCAGCAGCTCAGTCTACCTACAGGGACCATCGAGAGGCTGGACGAGATTCTCAAGGCGTTTAATAAGATGCTGAGCCATACTCAGATCGAAGAGTAG
- a CDS encoding LacI family DNA-binding transcriptional regulator, whose protein sequence is MKASRKPNIRDIAAHLGISKSTVHRALSGLSRVSDETRTRVEDAARELGFERDLTYSTLSKQRQISKTKRTLIYYLRESPQANEPGVFRATPDLSKYFDKHKERMGFEVEKADPDLFKHPSRLIQTIYHRGCSGIIAGHCKREIYQAIVEFGKLPAISFQTQVFTGFHSICHNQQAGVFMCWHKLWEKGYRRIGLASMRHHPVIKDDLQREMAMIALRQKYGEAAVSIPPLYAMNKSREPYLIWLESYKPDAIIGFSPWLWYELQKTKLAGTPFVLLHARDEGKERHLPGALQSKDVLAFECLRKLEDIIKYESSSVSAYALDTLVPPRWHEGAGIPDKKD, encoded by the coding sequence GTGAAAGCTAGTCGAAAACCCAACATCAGAGACATTGCTGCCCATTTGGGGATAAGTAAGTCGACGGTGCACCGCGCTCTTTCAGGTTTGTCTCGGGTCTCTGATGAGACTCGCACACGCGTCGAGGATGCGGCACGCGAGCTGGGATTTGAAAGAGATCTAACTTATTCTACCTTGTCCAAACAAAGGCAGATTAGCAAAACGAAGCGAACGCTCATCTACTATCTCCGAGAAAGTCCTCAGGCAAACGAACCCGGGGTGTTTAGAGCGACACCCGATCTCTCCAAATACTTCGATAAACATAAAGAGAGAATGGGGTTTGAAGTAGAGAAAGCAGATCCAGATCTGTTTAAACATCCTTCAAGGTTGATTCAGACGATCTACCATCGCGGTTGCTCTGGAATTATCGCTGGCCACTGTAAGCGCGAAATTTATCAGGCGATAGTGGAATTTGGAAAATTGCCGGCTATCAGCTTCCAAACGCAGGTATTCACAGGATTTCACTCCATCTGTCATAACCAACAAGCAGGAGTCTTTATGTGTTGGCATAAACTTTGGGAGAAGGGGTATCGACGCATCGGGCTAGCTTCGATGCGTCATCATCCAGTGATAAAGGATGACCTACAACGAGAAATGGCGATGATCGCGCTACGTCAAAAGTATGGAGAGGCTGCTGTTTCCATACCTCCCCTCTATGCTATGAACAAATCACGCGAGCCATACCTTATATGGCTTGAAAGCTATAAGCCCGACGCGATTATCGGCTTCTCACCATGGCTGTGGTATGAACTACAAAAAACAAAACTAGCTGGGACGCCTTTTGTATTACTTCATGCTAGAGATGAAGGGAAAGAGAGACACCTCCCAGGAGCCTTGCAGTCAAAAGATGTCTTAGCATTCGAGTGTTTGAGAAAACTCGAGGACATCATAAAATACGAATCATCCAGTGTAAGCGCCTATGCACTGGATACCCTAGTGCCTCCGCGATGGCACGAAGGTGCGGGTATCCCAGATAAAAAAGACTGA
- a CDS encoding methyl-accepting chemotaxis protein — MLKNLSIRFKFFTAFGLALVLFAILSAVSVNSTEKLLDSLGWVTHTSNVIAEASQIESAAVDMETGARGYLLAGKDEFLEPYRNGEAEFTDKIAQLKKTVSDSPTQVKLLEEISAKIAEWNVNAIQPAIDLRTEIGDAKTMNDMAKLVGEARGKTYFDKFRSQITRFIKGEKELIVERLNESDTAFARLNTAFETVRDSKSWIIHTYQVVGEAESLLSEAMNMETGLRGFLLAGNDEFLEPYELGKSAFFSKLSALQKKVSDNSVQVELLAEIGSTFSDWNKNVTEPAIMMRRQVGNGVVMEDIAASFEDAHSKTYFDRFKGQITAFVGRERELLAQRESEGKAALALKSAEMKRIKEASDWVNYTHDVIATAKEILTSAVDMETGMRGYLLAGKEEFLTPYHSGRENFERLTASLQEAVSEIPYQVQILEDMKDTINAWISDVTEPTIALRREIGDAKTMDDMADLISEARGKVYFDAFRKMITEFKDREAVLMAEREEVADSTASMTQAIILFGSIAIIVFTIVFAVLIVNAILRPITSTSNMLRDISAGEGDLSVRLEVTNRDELGRMAEYFNQFVSKLNNIIRQVADNTNELAQTSSSLAQNAASLTQSADSVNEDSSNTKQSVDVLKGNLTRISEGAEKVTSGVSSVAAAMEQMSATVTNVAENCMNSSKVSADAKRNVDSALETTTDLQSSASEISSFIETINSIADQTNLLALNATIEAASAGDAGKGFAVVASEVKELAQQTSKATDQISQLVAEMLRKTNAAAEANSSVSGLINQLDANVQDIAAAIEQQSIASNEISHNVSQASQEVTEISENINQATDSSVDVFQSVSNMNESSELSREHALQTNAQSEELSTMADTLSGLVGQFKTSKD; from the coding sequence ATGCTCAAGAATCTATCCATCCGATTCAAGTTCTTCACAGCCTTTGGCCTTGCCTTAGTGCTGTTTGCGATTCTCAGCGCCGTCAGTGTAAATAGCACTGAAAAGCTCCTCGACTCTTTGGGTTGGGTCACGCACACATCTAACGTTATTGCCGAAGCGAGTCAGATTGAGTCTGCAGCGGTGGATATGGAGACGGGTGCTCGTGGCTACCTCCTCGCAGGAAAAGATGAATTCCTTGAACCGTACAGAAACGGAGAGGCAGAATTCACAGACAAAATTGCACAGCTCAAAAAGACTGTCAGCGACAGTCCGACTCAAGTAAAACTACTTGAGGAGATCAGCGCCAAAATCGCGGAATGGAACGTAAATGCAATTCAGCCGGCCATCGATCTTCGCACCGAAATCGGCGACGCAAAGACCATGAACGACATGGCTAAGCTGGTGGGCGAAGCGCGCGGAAAAACATATTTCGACAAATTCCGAAGCCAGATCACTCGATTCATTAAGGGGGAAAAGGAGCTAATCGTTGAGCGGCTTAACGAGTCCGATACAGCCTTCGCCAGACTCAACACTGCCTTTGAGACAGTGAGGGACTCGAAAAGCTGGATTATCCATACCTATCAAGTCGTCGGAGAGGCGGAGTCGCTCTTGTCCGAGGCGATGAATATGGAGACGGGCTTGCGGGGATTTTTGCTAGCAGGCAATGACGAATTTCTTGAGCCTTACGAATTGGGAAAATCAGCTTTCTTCAGTAAACTCAGTGCATTGCAAAAGAAAGTTAGCGATAACTCCGTCCAGGTGGAGTTGTTGGCTGAGATAGGCAGTACTTTCAGCGACTGGAATAAAAATGTCACCGAACCGGCGATCATGATGCGCCGTCAAGTAGGCAATGGTGTGGTTATGGAAGATATTGCAGCATCATTCGAGGACGCACATAGCAAAACATATTTTGACCGTTTCAAAGGTCAGATTACTGCTTTTGTCGGTCGTGAAAGAGAATTGCTGGCACAGCGCGAATCGGAGGGCAAGGCAGCCCTAGCGCTCAAAAGCGCCGAGATGAAACGCATCAAAGAAGCGAGTGACTGGGTGAACTATACTCATGATGTAATCGCGACAGCCAAAGAGATCTTGACCTCGGCAGTGGATATGGAGACAGGAATGCGCGGATATCTTCTAGCAGGTAAAGAAGAATTTTTGACACCCTATCATTCAGGGAGAGAAAACTTCGAACGCCTCACCGCTAGCCTGCAGGAGGCTGTAAGCGAGATCCCTTATCAAGTTCAGATTCTCGAAGATATGAAGGATACGATCAACGCCTGGATATCTGATGTAACGGAACCGACCATTGCTCTAAGGCGCGAAATTGGGGACGCGAAAACTATGGATGACATGGCGGATCTGATCAGCGAGGCACGTGGAAAGGTATATTTTGATGCGTTCAGAAAGATGATTACAGAATTCAAAGATCGGGAAGCTGTGTTAATGGCAGAGCGCGAAGAGGTCGCCGATTCTACAGCATCTATGACTCAGGCGATCATTCTATTCGGTTCCATCGCCATCATCGTTTTCACGATTGTTTTTGCGGTATTAATCGTAAATGCGATCCTGCGACCGATCACCTCAACTTCAAATATGCTCAGAGATATCAGTGCCGGTGAAGGGGATCTATCTGTTCGCTTAGAAGTTACGAACCGCGACGAACTCGGACGCATGGCAGAATATTTCAATCAGTTCGTCTCGAAACTAAATAATATCATTCGACAGGTTGCTGATAATACCAACGAGCTGGCTCAAACAAGTTCTAGCCTGGCTCAAAATGCGGCATCCCTGACTCAATCAGCTGACAGCGTAAACGAAGACTCTTCGAATACAAAACAATCTGTGGATGTGCTCAAAGGCAACCTGACTCGAATTTCTGAAGGTGCAGAGAAAGTAACTTCTGGAGTCAGTAGCGTCGCTGCGGCTATGGAACAGATGTCAGCTACGGTAACGAACGTCGCTGAGAATTGCATGAATAGTTCCAAGGTGTCCGCGGATGCAAAAAGGAACGTAGATAGTGCGCTCGAAACCACGACCGACCTACAATCTTCAGCCTCCGAGATTAGCAGCTTTATTGAGACGATTAACAGTATCGCTGACCAAACAAACCTGCTTGCCCTCAATGCAACGATCGAAGCAGCCAGTGCGGGTGATGCCGGTAAAGGCTTCGCCGTCGTAGCCAGCGAAGTAAAAGAGCTCGCTCAACAAACATCAAAGGCAACCGACCAAATCAGCCAGCTCGTCGCCGAAATGTTGCGGAAAACCAACGCTGCGGCCGAGGCTAATTCCAGTGTGTCTGGCTTGATCAATCAATTGGATGCCAATGTCCAGGATATCGCGGCAGCGATCGAGCAACAGTCGATCGCTAGTAATGAAATTTCACATAATGTTTCCCAGGCGTCTCAAGAAGTCACCGAGATCTCTGAAAACATCAACCAGGCTACAGACAGTTCGGTCGACGTGTTTCAGAGTGTGTCGAATATGAACGAGTCATCCGAACTGTCTCGAGAACATGCCCTTCAAACGAACGCTCAGAGTGAAGAGCTCAGCACAATGGCCGATACCTTGAGCGGCTTGGTAGGACAATTCAAAACCTCGAAAGACTAG